A stretch of the Natribaculum luteum genome encodes the following:
- a CDS encoding CPBP family intramembrane glutamic endopeptidase, translating into MEETTHRTIGNTSISIGNPWLFFAVTFAITWGFWLAAIVLEVRFDSAAGLLLLLIGLVGPGAAGIGFVYLVYDDRGRADFWDRLKQVRRIGVRWFLVILSLPLVVTVTAAVTSMLLGGSGATWGQGVQEFGVNPLALLPALFFATLPPLLEELGWRGYALDRLQMNWSALTASVLLGVVWAVWHLPLFFVAGSFQREEVGFATLGFWLFMIGIVALSVVFTWVYNHTSRSILGIILLHGWINFVSETIEVGDVFYYSHWVLLAVILTAIWGAATLTKTDEVPRPPPRRDHDRRYG; encoded by the coding sequence ATGGAAGAGACGACACACCGAACGATCGGCAATACGTCCATCTCGATCGGGAATCCATGGCTGTTCTTCGCCGTCACGTTCGCCATAACGTGGGGGTTCTGGCTGGCAGCGATCGTTCTCGAGGTACGGTTCGACAGCGCCGCAGGTCTCCTGCTGCTACTAATCGGGCTTGTCGGCCCTGGAGCTGCCGGTATTGGGTTCGTATACCTCGTGTACGACGACCGAGGACGGGCAGATTTCTGGGATCGCCTCAAACAGGTTCGCCGAATCGGCGTTCGGTGGTTCCTCGTGATTCTGTCGCTTCCGCTGGTGGTGACTGTCACAGCCGCAGTCACAAGTATGCTGTTAGGTGGGTCAGGCGCGACATGGGGCCAAGGAGTACAGGAATTTGGCGTGAATCCACTTGCGCTCCTCCCTGCGCTATTTTTCGCCACACTCCCGCCTCTCCTCGAAGAATTAGGGTGGCGAGGCTATGCGTTAGACCGGCTGCAGATGAACTGGTCCGCGCTGACTGCCAGCGTGCTGTTAGGCGTGGTCTGGGCGGTCTGGCATCTCCCGTTATTCTTCGTTGCTGGCTCGTTTCAACGTGAGGAAGTTGGATTCGCCACACTCGGGTTCTGGCTGTTCATGATCGGAATTGTCGCACTTTCGGTCGTATTCACGTGGGTCTATAATCACACCTCACGCAGCATCCTCGGAATCATTCTTCTTCACGGATGGATCAATTTCGTCTCCGAGACTATCGAAGTGGGAGACGTATTCTATTACTCTCACTGGGTACTACTCGCAGTGATACTTACAGCAATCTGGGGAGCGGCAACGCTCACAAAGACCGACGAGGTGCCTCGACCGCCTCCGCGTCGCGATCACGACCGAAGATACGGCTGA